From the genome of Oryza glaberrima chromosome 1, OglaRS2, whole genome shotgun sequence:
CTCACTTTACTTTTTCTGCATGGTTTCTAATATCCCAAATCACTCACAAGAATCTGTTAGTATTGTTATCCAAATTTTGAGGCATTACGGTTTAGAGACAGCCTGTACTGATAAAACTTTATGgagaagaaatggaaaaaagGAACCTACCATCTTTCCCCAGTTTGTCATTGCAGTAATGATAGATAGAAGAGTGACCTGTGTCGCTCCACCAGCTACCATGCCCATCCAAAAACCCATTCCTCCTAGATGCATTGCAAACCCAAAAAAGAGAGCAACAGGAACTCCGACAAGATAGAATGCACCTAGGTTAACATAGGCCCCTAGATGCTGCCATCCACAGCCCCTGGAAACACCTGGTGAAAATTGAAATATTAAGTAAGACAGTTGCATTAGCATTGCAAAGAATCTCtaatgttcaatttttttttttatgagtaaCAAGCACTGATATCAAATGGACTGATTGACAATGTTGATCACTCCTAACAATCACCCATCAATCATATTGCATTATTATGTCTAACAGAAATATTGGTTTTGGATAATGCATATGAATTACAACAAACACAAATATTCAAACCAAAACCTGTCTTTATATGATGAAACTGGCAATAAAATTTTGCCTTTAGAGGTAAATTTGATACCTGAGAGGACACCCTGAAGGCTGTCTGTAATAACTGAGATGGAAAGAACAGGTACCATTCTTGTTACATAATTTATGACTTCTTCCTCATTGCTGAAAGCAATTCCGATGAAATGACGCAACGCTAGAAGTGTTACACTCACTAGGACTGCTGAACAAAGTATAACAGATAAAGCAACCCCTACTACCAAGCGGGCACCTTCTGGATTCCCTGCACCTAGTTCATTTGAGACACGGACACTGCCACATGAATATAACATGTATTAGGTTAAACATCTGACGGGTACAAAAAAAGATGTTAATTAAGCATGATGAAAAATGAGTGGTCCCACCTTGCAGCTGTTCCAATACCATGAGGGAGATTGTACACCAACACAACAGTAGAAATGCTGTTCCagatatatttatttgttaaaCATTATAACAGAAAAATGGAAGAATCTATTATTCATTGCATGTAATGCATACCATATAGAAAGCACAGAAGTTTCAAGTGCTGGATTTGGTAGGATCCCAGAAAGCAGAACAAGCAGCTCATAAGACCACCATTCGAGGCTGTTGACATGTGAGGCTAAATTAAATTCTGGGGAAGAAAGTTATGCAGTTTGAAGCTTAACATATGTAATATTACTTTTAATTATACTGTAAAAGAAATTCATGATTTAACTTCACATTATATATGGAGAGGCCTACCAATTTAGAATAAGAGGGCAGGAGACATAGAGTCAATTGATATTTTGAGCAATGTGCGCTACGGTTTAAATCGATGAATGTGTATGTTTTCAATTGCCCTCCATTTCTTGTACACATTTTGTTCCTGATTGTCCCAATGGAACGCATTCATTGGCCAAAGTTTTCCCTCTTCGTACTAAATATTGCTTTCATGCTAAACAGACAGTAGCCTAAAATCACGTATTAATTTAAAAGTGGAGAGAAAGCTAAACAGACAAAACTTCATTATTGAAATGAGTCATATCATGCGTGCATGGTAAATATATGTGAACAGATACTTTAATGTTTACTTGACCTTTTATGTCATCTACGATATTACCATTACTAAAAGAAAGGGAGGAAACAAAGTCTATTTACAACTGTAAAGgtgacatgtttttttttttgttaaactcTTCAAAATTGTAAGGATAATTATTTGCAATGGAGTAGTAGTCCTGCTTGTATTAAACTTAGTAGCATAACAAGATCAACAATCTATCCCTAACACTTGAACAAGGAGTAATTAATCTATATAGAACGAAAAAATTTTGGCCTTGGGGGAAATTGTAAGCATTGAGAATATCAACAGGAAGGCAGTCACAAAAAAGGAACCTAAGATTTCATAACCAAATGATTCCTGTATTGTGGAAAATTCAAGGTCCTAAAAGGTGTTGAGAATTCTCAAGGTATTGTTGTTTTGTCCtcttttgcatgcatgcttaaAGAATGGGTGGTCTTCTTTGCACACCTTTTTGTTTATTGTGGCTCCATTGCATTTTTCCACTTTCCTCCACAAGGCTCTCCTTATTTGTTGGCAAAACCATTAGCATGTATATGATGTTTCACAGCATTCAATCTAATGTAGTGTTGAAGGCTTTGAGCTTTACAAAGCCGTCACAAGTACAAAATGTCTAAGATTGTATTTCGAACCAAATTTTAcagattttacaagtttatatcGAAAAGATGCCAAACTAGATTGAAGGTTTTTTGTACTGCACATCATTTCTTCTAATTGTGAAATTTAGCTCTATAAGAGAATAGAAGTAACTATTAGCTGGGAATTCCATCCCTAATAATCAAAGAGCATGTGTGGTCAATGTTTAAAAATATGACCATGGATATAGATAAAACTATTCAAACTAGCCAACATAAACATGATATTAGTATATTTGCAATCAAAAGTGGTTCATATCAATGCACGTTTCCTAATATTTGCAAATACTCCATTAGAGCAAAATGATTGTCAATGCCTCAAATATGTGTTCTACAGACCATGTCAATGTCAAAATGGCAGGAAAAGAGAACGATTAATCATACAAGAGTAATCAAGAAAATATTCTAGTGTCCAAGATATAGCAAAATTAAGTAAGATCTTCAGGCATCCTTGAAACCTTACATTGTTCAAATGATCTTTTTGTAAATTGGGGAGTAACATGTACTTACCAAATCATGAGGGCCGATGGTACAGCCAACCTCAAGAAACTTCCAATCCCACTAAATGCTTCCCATGTGAGTGGAGCACGAGTTTTTTCACAAGAAGGTGAGAGAACAATGTAAAGACCAAGAACAGTCACTTCGACCCAATCACAGATACTGACTGATAAAGCAGCTCCAGCATTACCCATCCCAACTTTATAAACCATGAACCAACACAAAGGAATGAAGAGTGCTAGTGTTATTGATGAGCTTAGAACCATAGGAAATATTAGGCTTTGAGTCTGGAGGAACTTTGATAAGCATTGAGCAACAGTGAAGGCAAATAAACCAGGGATTAGCCACAATGCATACTTCCCAGCTTCACTTGCTATTTCTGGTTGCTGACCTATGAGAGGAAGTACCTCTGGGATGAAAACCCATATGATGGCGATTGGTACACTCACAACAAGAAGCACAATTA
Proteins encoded in this window:
- the LOC127760522 gene encoding protein DETOXIFICATION 12-like, which codes for MGSSDSQAPLLLPRGSHRKEEEEEEYAAAGKVRGCCGGDGEGGWWREATAEAGRLASLAAPMIAVALLQLMMQLISTVMVGHLGEVALAGAAIANSLTNVSGFSVLMGLACGLETICGQAYGAEQYHKLALYMYRSIIVLLVVSVPIAIIWVFIPEVLPLIGQQPEIASEAGKYALWLIPGLFAFTVAQCLSKFLQTQSLIFPMVLSSSITLALFIPLCWFMVYKVGMGNAGAALSVSICDWVEVTVLGLYIVLSPSCEKTRAPLTWEAFSGIGSFLRLAVPSALMICLEWWSYELLVLLSGILPNPALETSVLSICISTVVLVYNLPHGIGTAASVRVSNELGAGNPEGARLVVGVALSVILCSAVLVSVTLLALRHFIGIAFSNEEEVINYVTRMVPVLSISVITDSLQGVLSGVSRGCGWQHLGAYVNLGAFYLVGVPVALFFGFAMHLGGMGFWMGMVAGGATQVTLLSIITAMTNWGKMAEKARDRVFEERIPTQSV